A single genomic interval of Phreatobacter oligotrophus harbors:
- a CDS encoding NAD(P)/FAD-dependent oxidoreductase: MTWSIDAVVIGAGVVGLATARRLALAGLETLVIEAADAIGTGTSSRNSEVIHAGLYYPTGSIKATACLAGKDLLYRYCASRGVKAVACGKLMVATSDDQLPKLQAIWDQAHVNGVTGLSWMTPDEVRAMEPEVACVKAFFSATTGIVDSHGFMLALQGDLEEAGGMVAFEAPVVSAAVTPTGIRIVTGGAEPAEIDARIVVNAAGHFAPKFLGALDGFPAAHVPKQWYAKGNYFSLVGRQPFSRLVYPMPDTAGLGVHATVDLQGRCRFGPDVEWVESESDLVVDPRRSDGFYAAIRAYWPGLPDGALQPDYAGIRPKLHGPGTPMPDFRIDGPEVHGTAGLVNLLGIESPGLTASLAIADLVASRLDLPALETVP; this comes from the coding sequence ATGACCTGGTCCATCGACGCCGTTGTCATCGGAGCCGGCGTGGTTGGCCTTGCCACGGCGCGCCGCCTGGCGCTGGCGGGCCTTGAAACCCTGGTCATCGAGGCCGCGGACGCCATCGGCACCGGCACCTCCTCGCGCAACAGCGAGGTCATCCATGCCGGGCTCTACTATCCGACCGGCTCGATCAAGGCGACGGCCTGCCTCGCCGGCAAGGACCTGCTCTATCGCTACTGCGCCTCGCGCGGCGTCAAGGCGGTGGCCTGCGGCAAGCTGATGGTCGCGACCTCCGACGACCAGTTGCCGAAGCTCCAGGCGATCTGGGACCAGGCCCATGTCAACGGCGTCACCGGCCTGTCCTGGATGACGCCCGACGAGGTCCGGGCCATGGAGCCGGAAGTCGCCTGCGTGAAGGCCTTCTTCTCCGCCACCACCGGCATCGTCGACAGCCACGGCTTCATGCTGGCGCTGCAGGGGGACCTCGAGGAGGCCGGCGGCATGGTTGCCTTCGAGGCCCCGGTGGTCTCGGCCGCCGTGACCCCGACCGGCATCCGCATCGTCACCGGCGGCGCCGAGCCGGCGGAGATCGATGCCCGCATCGTCGTCAACGCCGCCGGCCATTTCGCGCCGAAATTCCTCGGCGCCCTCGACGGCTTCCCCGCCGCCCATGTGCCGAAGCAGTGGTACGCCAAGGGCAACTACTTCTCGCTCGTCGGACGCCAGCCCTTCTCGCGCCTCGTCTATCCCATGCCCGACACGGCCGGCCTCGGCGTCCATGCGACCGTCGACCTGCAGGGCCGCTGCCGCTTCGGGCCGGATGTCGAATGGGTGGAGAGCGAGAGCGACCTCGTCGTCGATCCGCGCCGCTCGGACGGCTTCTACGCCGCCATCCGCGCCTATTGGCCCGGCCTGCCCGACGGCGCCCTGCAGCCCGACTATGCCGGCATCCGCCCGAAGCTCCACGGGCCGGGAACGCCCATGCCCGACTTCCGCATCGACGGGCCCGAGGTGCATGGCACGGCCGGTCTCGTGAACCTCCTGGGGATCGAGAGCCCCGGCCTCACCGCCTCCCTCGCCATTGCCGACCTCGTCGCAAGCCGCCTCGACCTTCCCGCCCTGGAGACCGTGCCATGA